CTCATAGGTCGGGATGAGCTGGTCGGGAGCATCCAGGGATCCAAGGTGCACTTCGATCTCGTCACCGCTGCGGGCGAAGACGGACGAGCCGCAGCGGGGACAGAAGTGGCGGCCGAGGTAGTCGTGGGTCTCGCCTTCCATCCTCACGGCGTCCTGAGGGAACACAGCCGCGGCGTGGAAGAGGGCGCCATGATGCTTGCGGCAGTCGAGGCAGTGACAGATGCCGACCCGGTCCGGGCGACCCAACGCCACAAGCCGGACGTCGCCGCACAGGCAGCCGCCCGTGAACTTGTCCATGCCGCGTCTCCCTGGTGGGCCAGATGTCATCCTGGCCGGATAGGGCCCCGCCGCCTAGCCTCGCCGGGCGAGTGGTCAAACGAAAAGGGCCGCCCCATCGGGGCGGCCCTACCGCGTTTCGGCTTCTGAAGCCTGTGTCGCCTAGAAGATCTCGAACAGGCCCGCGGCGCCCATGCCGCCGCCGACGCACATGG
This genomic stretch from Phenylobacterium sp. LH3H17 harbors:
- a CDS encoding GFA family protein is translated as MDKFTGGCLCGDVRLVALGRPDRVGICHCLDCRKHHGALFHAAAVFPQDAVRMEGETHDYLGRHFCPRCGSSVFARSGDEIEVHLGSLDAPDQLIPTYELWTVRRESWLPPFPVETRYERDRDAPRPSDLTRLVQD